The genomic segment TTCACTCTCCCTCGGACATGGGTATTTTCCTCTTCTCTTTTCTTGAATTGTTACTCAGTGTTTCTTCGCTCCCCGAAAGTTGTCGATTCTCCTTGATTGAATTGAAGTTTCCTTTTTCGCTTTGTATGACTTTGTATCCGAGAAACCAAAGGATGGGCGATTAGTTTATCTGTGTAGTTGGGCTAACTCTTTTGACGCCGGGTTTTTGTGGAGAATTACGGATTTGGTATTATTAGGCCATTCATTAGCCTTTGCTTTGTAGGTGCGGTAGAGTGGCCATTGTTTAGCCCTGTAGTATACATCAGTAGCAATTGGTTTTCTGAATATTTCTTGCGTAGATGCAGTGGTTTTCTTGTACACATCGATATGTCTATTTCTAGCAGGTGATCATGGGTCAAAGATTGGCCATGAGTTGGCCTCGGTTCTTCGGTACATTTGATATTCATGCCTTGATGTTTATTTTTGGAGCTTCCCGAACCACATGTATCTTTTAACTTTTATGTGATCTCTTGTGCTCTTACATGCTGCATCCACTCAAGACGATTCCCTCGTCCCTAACATTATGAATTGCACTTCAGTCAAGCCCCTTTCCCGCATTCACGTATATGCATTTTCACTTCAGTTGGACCCCTTTtccgcatatatatatatatgcatttgCACTTCAGTCGGACCCCTTTCCCAGCATACACGTTTACTTACTGTTCTTGTATGCGGTGACTCCGCTTTTGATTTGTTGACTGTTGGTTTGGTGTTGTGGTTGTTGGGTGATGGATGTGGAATGAAGGTGGGTTTGTATGTGATGTTGTGGATTGGATGTTGGGAAGGAGATTATATTCGTTCTTAATCAACTTAACCCAACTCATTTCAATAGCTTCAATCAAAACCATATGTTGGCCTAAAACTCCCTGCTCGAGATTATTTCCTCCCCTGATCCCTGATTGAAACAAACTGAATTCAATATGATAAAAGTGGCCTCCTGGCCAACTTGAATTGATCGTTTATATTTTTTGAATCATAACCAACAAATACTTACATTAGTGGCCCTAAGGCCTATTTCAACTAAACTCTTGCAACATGAAGctaaaacatataaaaatggCTGGTTAGCCTATTTTTCTTCAAAAGTCAACTTTTGGGTCCTCTTGGGGTTCTCATAACGCCCTTGTTCTCTTCTGTTCTTCCTTTATTACTCGTTATCCGCTCGGTGAGCTCAACTCCCCGCTCAGTGTGTTTCTTTCCTGCCGTATTCTAAGTGGCCTCAAGGCCTACTTCATGGGTCTGTCACTGCACATGCAAACAAACAATTTATATAATGGCGGTACGGTCTACTTCACCATGATTTCTCGTACCATAATAATATTGGAAATATCGACCGAAGTCATATATAGTAAGTGGCCATAAGGCCGACTCCCTAGTGAAACAAAGGACCTTCAAAATAAAGAAACTGGCTTACTGTCCCACTTTCTCCGATCAATTTTATTGTTGAAtcataaacaaaaaatatttatttcagtgGCCCTAAGGCCTACCTCAAATGACATCTTGAAATAAGGAACTAAATATATACAAAAGTGGCCCCGAAGGACAACTCCCCACTAAAGAAGGCCAACTCCCCACTGAATATCAGCCTTCGTGTTTGCTTCACTCGCTAGCTTTTTCCATTTCCTCACTCATACTTGGAAAATAAGGCTTGAGATACTTGCCATTTATGCATCTTTTGTGTGGATGGCCATCTAGACTTGATAGCCAATATTCATTTCCGTCTAACACCTTATGTACTTTGAATGGTCCCTCCCAATTGGGAGACCACTTGCCCAGCTCCCTATCCTTTGTTCCTAAAGGCAATATAGCCTTCCACACTATTTCCCCTTCATGGAAGCTTTTCTTGTTAGCCCTTTTGTTGTAGATTCTTGCAACTTTCTGTTTCTGTAACAGCATAGCATTGTACGCTTGGATTCTCAGCTCATCCAGTTCTTCTAACTCCATGATCATTGCTTCATTATAATGTTCCAGGGAAAGTTCATTTTGCCTTGCCACTCGCATTGATGGCACCATAATCTCCAACAGGAGCATTGCATCGTGGCGAAAGCTAAAGGAAAAAGGGCTCACTCCAGTGGCACTCCTCTTGGATGTTCTGTATGTCCACAAAGTTTCTGATAATAACCGTGGACAATCCCTGGGATTTACTTCCATCATTTtctgtaaaatatttattaaaacttTGTTCGATGCTTCGGCCTGTCCATTGGATTGTGGCTAATGAGGGGATGAATTTCTCAATTTGATTCCACAGTCTTCTGTGAATTCCTTCATATCTGAACCAGTGAACATAGTTCCCTGATCCGTGGTCAGGGACTctggaattccaaatctatgaATAATATTCTCTTTCACAAAGTTAATGACATCCCCTTGTTCTGCTTTCTTCAAAGGCACTGCCTCTACCCATTTGGTGAAAAAATATGTGGCCACAAGGATGAATGAGTGGCCTTTAGATGATGCCGGATAGATTTTCCCTATTAGGTCCATGGCCCAACCCTTGAACGGCCATGGTTTGACAACGCTGTGGAGCTCGTCCGCAGGAATTCTTTGGATGTTCCCGTGTTTCTGACATGGCTGGCATCCTTTAGCATATTTGATGCAATCTTTCAGGATGGATGGCCAATAGTAGCCATACCTCCTTATCAACCATCTCATCTTTACTCCAGATTGATGCGCTCCACACACTCCCTCATGAACTTGCTTCATGATCTCCAATGCTTCTGGAAAACTTATGCACCTGAGGAGCAGACCATCTAAACCTTTCCTCTACAAAGCTCCCTCCATTAAGACATAATTAAGACCTCTCATTTTTAAACCATGTGAAATATCTCTCTCGGTTGATTCTAGCGCCTGTTTTATGTCATCCCTCCAGTCACTAGCTAAGTTTATATCCAAGTTGAGAGTATCTACCTGAATCCCTCTTTGCTCAATTGAAGGGTGGtttctcttctgaatcaacaCTAGCCTGTGTGTAAGTTCTGGAGACATCTTCAATCTCGAAGCAATCTGTGCCAGCTCGTCTGCCTCCCAATTTTCTTGTCTTGGGACGTGTATTAATGACACTTCTTCAAAATCATCTAGAAGTTGGGATGTCCGCGGTATAGTACGGAGCCAAGGACAAACTTGTGCATTTGAACTCCCTTGACAGCTGTTTGATTACCAGCTGAGAATCCCCTGATATTAACAATTCTCTCGCCCCTAAATCTTTCAGAATTTCCAATCCAATGACCAGTGCTTTGTATTCAGCCTGATTGTTGGTGCATGAAAAACCCAAATTAAAGGATAGAGCGGTTTTCACACCTCTTGGGGAGGTGATCACAATACCAGCTCCCGCTGCTATTTCTGTACTTGATCCATAAAACTTCAACTCCCATGGTCGAACTTCCACTATACAAACTAGAAAACCAACCTGCTCTCCAATAGACTCATCAAGTGAAGGATGATCAGCTAAAAAATTGGCTATAGCTTGGCCTTTTACTGATTTTTGGGGGTAGTAGGTCAATGTAAACTCGGTCAATGCTAAAGACCATTTGCCAATTCTCCCAGAGAGGATGGGTCTATTAAGCATGTATTTAATCAAGTCGATTTTAGTCACCACAAGCACTCTTGATTGAATCAAATAATGTCTTAACTTAGTATATGCGTAATGCAGTGTTAAGCATAGCTTCTCAATCACAGAGTATTTTACCTCTACTTGAGTAAGGAATCTACTCAAATAATAGATAGCCTGCTCATTTCCTTCGTGAATATTTTGAACTAATAGACATCCAATCAATTCATGAGCAGCAGAGATGTATAATTTAAGGGGCATTCCATACCTGGGAGGCATCAGACAGACGGGTTAGATAGATATCTCTTGATCACCTCAAATGCTTGCTGATGTGATTCTTCCCATTTGAACTCCCCGCTGTCTTTGAGATTCAACAAACTGTGAAAATTCTTTTGTCTTCCCTGCAAGGTTAGAAATAAAACATCTCAAGTAATTCACTTGCCCAAGGAAACGTTGTAACTCTTTCTTGTTCCTAGGTGGATTTGCCTCCATTATAGCCTTTTCCTTGTTTTTATCCACCTCGACTCCCCTTTGATGCACCAGAAATCCCAAAAAGTTTCCTGCTTTTACGCCAAAGACACATTTCAACGGATTTAACTTCAACTCATGTTGTCTCATTTTTGGAAACTCTTCCTCAAGTGTTTAATGTGATCAGCAGCTTGTTTAGACTTCACAACGATATCATCTATATATACTTCAATATGATGTCCTATCATATCATGAAAGATCGAATTCATAGCTCTTTGATACGTGGCTCCCGCGTTCTTTAGCCCGAATGGCATAACAAGCCATTCAAATGTACCAACAGCTCCCGGGCATCTGAATGCTGTTTTGTGAGTGTCAGTCTCTGCTATTTTGATCTGGTTGTAGCCCGAGAACCCATCCATGAAGGATAATAATTCATGCCTAGCCACTGAATCAATCAACATATCAGGTATCGGCATTACATACACATCTTTGGGAGTCGCACAGTTCAAGTCTCGTAAGTCAATGCATATTATGATCTTGCCATTCTTTTTCATGACTGGCACAATGTTCGAAAGTCATTCGGTATATCTGATTGGTTTTATAAACCTGGCCTTTAACAATTTCTCGACTTCTTCTTTTACTTTCAATTCAACTTCTTTTGACATGCGACGAGATGGCTATTGAAATGGTTTGAAACTTTCTTTGAGTGAAAGTCGGTGTTCGACCAATTTCCGGTCCAACCCTGGCATGTCATCATAACTCCATGCAAAACAATCTTTGTACTCCTTCAACGTACTGATCAAATCTTGCTTCAACTGCTCTTCCAGTAGCTTACTCACATACACTACTTTTGGATTCTCAAACTTCTCCAAGTTAATCTCTTCCAACGGGTCTTGTACTTCGTGTTGGCCATCCTCCATTTGAGATGGCGCCATCAATAATTCATCAACTTGGAGTTCATCATCTTCGTATTCCTCTTTTTGGACGGCCTCAGTTCCATAGGTGTCACATGGTTCCTCCTCTTCTAATTTGTTCAGTACTTGATCCACATGTGCCTTCCATATAGAGTTTGCAGCTACCTCTTTTCCTTTTTGGTTCAAATCAATCATCAATCTCCTCAATCAGCGATTGAATTATCGGCCTAGGTGGCACGATAATAGTAGGCTTGAGGATTCTTTCCAACACCGAGCTTGGAGTTGGTGTTTGCATGTACAATGGATTTTCTTTCTTGCTATTGCTACGGATTTTGATGGGCCCAAAATCACCATTGTAATATCTGGCCTCCACTGCACTTGCACTTGTTTGGAACGGCTGTCCATCCGCTTCTACAACCTCCACATCATCCCCTTTCCAAAACAACAGCAGTTGGTGCATTGAGGATGGGATGCACTAGTTTGCATGGATCCAATCTCCGTCTAACAACGCTTGGAAGTTGACGGAAGGAGTTCACCACAAAAAATGCACATAAAGACGATATGCTCCCTACAGTAACATCAGCGGGGAACACTCCAATGGTCTTGGTGGTTTCCCCTATAAACGCAGCAACAGAAACCTCAATAGGGATCAAATCTTCTTCAGTTTTGCCCAGATTTCTTAACATCCTTACTGGAAGAACATTCACAGTTGCACCATTGTCAATCAAGACCCTAGACACTGGTTTCCCATTGACATGGGCCTTAATGTACAATGGCCTTATGTTCTTGGTCATGGCCGGTGTAGTCTTCTCAAGTATCATCTGTTGAGGCTTATTTGGGTGGCCCTCCTTGACAATCACTCTTGCACTCCCTTCACGGAGTTTATTTGCGTGTTCTTTCTTTTGCATTGATTCCTTGGGCATCAACTCCCCCATTCTCTTCTTCTATCATTTTAAACATCTCTGGTAGTATCACCAATCCTATGGCACAATCCACAGTGATGTGAAACTCTCCAACGCAAAAATTAATTGTTTTTCTTATTTGATCATCCTCTTCGCTTAACaaatcatcatcatcctccacaAACTTATCCTCAGTAGCCGATCTTCCAAACTTGGATTTACTCCCCACTGGCTCCCTGGAGACTGGAACATCAATTGTGGGTTCATTTCTCAACTTAGCGGACTCCTCTATTCTTACAATAGCTCTTTCTCTCAACAGCCGTCTCTTTTGAGTCCTAGTCGGTGGCCTAGGGAAATTTTTGTGTTGGGCCACTCTCCAAGACTCACTGAACTCCCCTCTAGCTAGAAGGACGTATCTGGGCTTTGCTTTCCTTCTCTCaatcatttttccttttgaGATTTCATATGCACGCCGCTCTCTGCCTCGATCAGGTGATACTTTCCTGGTTTCCACCTTTCATGACTCAACTCTACATATGTTTCTTCTGTCCGAGTATCTCTGGTGCTGATCACGAGATGATTTCCTTCTGAAGTTTTGATTCTCACGCACTGGTCTTTCAATGAAATGTTGGTTCCTCGGCCTAGAGGCCGCGGATTCGCCAACATCCCTGGTTAAACACTGCTGAAATATTCTTAGTCGATCGGTATTATACCTTCCAGTGACTTCATATAGTTGACCCTTCGGGATCCAGCATTTCTTGATTATTCTCTCTTTCATCGCAAATGAACGGCTTCTTTTCTCGTTGAGAAGATCCCTCAAATCAGCCACATTCACGTTGACCAAAGCTACTGGGGGAAAATGATCATCATCCACCGCCATAGACTCCTGTTTGTTAGAGAACTTCACGACTCCCTTGTTAATTCTGTCCTGCAAAATGTTCTTGAACGCCCAACAAGATTTAGTAGCATGATTGTAGGAGTTGTGGTACTTACAATACTCTCGTCCTTTAAGCTCTTCCGTGGGTGGCATCCTGTGATCAGGTGGAAAAGTGATGAATTTTTCTTTTACCAAGAAATCGAAAACTTCCTCGGTCTTTGACACATCAAATGTATATTGCATGTGTTTGGGGAGTTGGGAGTTTTTATTCTTTTCAAGTTCTGCTGGCTTCTTTTTTAGCAGGGGAACTGTGCAAGAACCAGCTGATCGAATTTCTGACAATGCCACGTCTTCCACCTCCTGTTAATAAGACCCCATagaagttttcttcttgtatgaCTCTTCCCGCAATAGTTCTTCGTATTCAGCCACTTTGTCAGCCAGCTCGAAGAAATCCCTGAACTCCATACCTTGGAATTTCTTCCTTAATTCAAAATCCAGCCTCTTTTGTGCCATCTTCACGAACTCGGTCTCAGGTAGGAATATCTTGAACCTATTATTTATCTTTTTGAACTTGTCTATGAAAGATTCCACATATTCTCCTTTCTTTTGGGTGACTCTAGAGAAATCGGCGACGCGCACTTCTGGCTCTGTTCTATAgaattgaatttgaaattttctttcCATCTCTTGCCAATTCATCACTGAATTTCTGGGGAGTGAGGCATACCAAGCAAATGCAGTCCCTGTTAGAGAATTTGGGAATAGGCGCAACTTTAAATTGTTTAAGTTCTCTAAGTTAGCTATTTCTCCGCACTGGATGGTAAATTTGGCTATGTGTTCCATGCTGGACTGGCCATCCTCCCCAGAGAACAAGCTGAAATCATGAACTCTATAACCCATTGGATATGGGTTATTCACGTCTATGTATTCTGGATAGGGTTTGTGGAATTCTGGTCGGCCTATCTGCCACAAAGCCGGCCCATATAGCTCTTGAACAGCCTCTATCACCATTTCTGGATCAACCACGTGAATGTTCCGAGCTGGGAGTGGGTGATGGTAATGATTTGCCCCCCGAGCTTGAAACCCTGCATTTAAACCAATATTAGCTCCTGGGAAGCACCCATCTACTCCTTGATAATCCATCTGTGACATGTCTTCGTACGCTCCCGGTTGATACAGAGGATTTTTCATGCTGTACACCTGAGTAACAGGTTGCTTCGAGCTTCCCACTCCATGAACACGTGAATATGGCTGAGCTCTCCCTCCTAAGGTTTATTCTCTTCTGTGAGGTGGTGTATACCTTCTTTCTGGCTGATTCGGGAGAGTGAACTTCAGGCGGAGAGGATCGCCTGCCCTTGAGTTTCCTACTCCCTGGTCAAACTCATGGACTTGGTTGCTTTCCTGACCAGTCTCTTTGACAGTGGTATTTTGCTCCCCTCGGGTAGACTGATTCGGTTTACTCAGTAGAGTCTTCAAACAGTCAGACATTGCATTTAGATAATGCCAATGAGATTTCTTCAATCTTTTTAGCAGTCAATTCTTCCATCACCCTGTTTGAAACTTGATCGTATGTAGTAGAAATCTCCAGATCTACTTCTTCAGCCTGTGTTTCAACAACAGGTTGCTCGGGCTGTTGAACCTGTGTTCTCTCCTGATTAGTCAGAGACTCCCCGCTCTCCTGAGTgacgttttcttttcttcttggcGGCATAGCGAGTCCCATTGGGCGTGCCAAAAATATGTTTGCACAATATTTGATATTTGCGGGCGTGTCAGGTGCAAAGATGCACCGATTTgtgtgaaaatgataaaatctaacttctaaatATTCAATCAGCGTGAATTCTAAATTCGACAGTTAGTTCTAGTCTCCTAAAACAGATGCAATgccaaaataaagaaaactatTGGAAATTGATGCAAATAAATCCCTGACTTGATTTTGAATTTACAAAACTGTATGAATTCATCAAagacatgaaaaatataataacttGTTGCAGAAATCTAAAATGAGAAGACATAAAATCCTAGAAATGTACTGGAAAGCTTGAAAACTAATTCTTGAAGATTGGAAATTTAGCAGAGAGCTTTTTTGCATATTTGTTTGTGTAGAGTTGTGTGTAGACTCCTGTCTGTGTCTCCGCCGATGCCTTTTTATTCCCAGTGATGTGCCGTTTCTCTCCACTCCCCCATGATCCACGTTCCCCCGCTTTTCATGCCATGATTTCTACCTATCCTCCCACGTTCTTCTCCCTTTTCCTGCGATTTGTGACCAGTTTTGAATCGATAAAAATCAATCCGATACACTGGACGGGCCTATGCAATTTAATTGGCCCTCCCTAATTTCATTTAAGGTTTTACAATTAAATTGGGTTTCAGAATTAAATTGGGCtttcataatttaaatattttatcccAAACAGTATGTTCAAATTTaattgcaagttcaagtttcaagtatgtacactctattttaaagttgaatgtggttttattacgtattactcgttactctcagtttatacgtgttgagtctttagactcactagacttgatcgatgcaggtgaggatgatttgaGGTGACGAGAGGTGAGGACCGGTGAGCTGgattggactgagcgggaggctaatgaaacgacctcgattttttttaaaaccataaattctaaattactaaataaaataatttaacaatttaaatctcaagtgcataaaacaaaatcctaaatcatcaccTAACCAAAACCTCCTAaattgacctttaaaaagatcaactaacaataaataaagcataaaaatatttctaataaaaatcatgaacataaatctttaaatcacaaatctaataagctagtgcggaaaaaTAAAGGCCCTCGaatgtgtactgctgcactcgattgactcaatcgtcaccacctccaaaaatcatcaaatcctgcatcatacaaacctagtgagtttaaaaactcaacacgttctaaacatggatagcaaataatacatatacattcacatgcatttaaaaatcatatttttatttaaaataatcttttgaacataaataaccattttaaaatcattttagcataattaaatcataaatcgtaaaaccattttaaaataaccttaagcataaataaatccttcaaaaatcatttaaaaataagctttgagcataaataaatcatttttaaaaaaaaatagctttaatcatcatcatgaatcatatatcataaaatcatttttaatcttaagctttcaatcatatatcattttgggtgaagtttgatccttgaaagtgactagcttttatcatttggtcgactgcagtcttagctctacatggtccatgggggtgtgcactaggctccaccgtggaaatacgatcgtt from the Primulina tabacum isolate GXHZ01 chromosome 16, ASM2559414v2, whole genome shotgun sequence genome contains:
- the LOC142528399 gene encoding uncharacterized protein LOC142528399 — encoded protein: MMEVNPRDCPRLLSETLWTYRTSKRSATGVSPFSFSFRHDAMLLLEIMVPSMRVARQNELSLEHYNEAMIMELEELDELRIQAYNAMLLQKQKVARIYNKRANKKSFHEGEIVWKAILPLGTKDRELGKWSPNWEGPFKVHKVLDGNEYWLSSLDGHPHKRCINGKYLKPYFPSMSEEMEKASE